The sequence below is a genomic window from Ischnura elegans chromosome 2, ioIscEleg1.1, whole genome shotgun sequence.
GTGGTTGGatgacagcagaaatatttcctgaagttattaagcacttcatcaaacatacaaaaacaagtaaagaagaCCCTACACTGCTAATAATGGATAATCACCAAAGCCATATTAGTATACAAGTAATAGATTTGGCAAAAGAGTATGGCATAATGATTGTGACTCTTCCACCTCATTGCAGTGCCAAATTACAGCCCTTGGATGTTTCCTGTTATGCTCCATTTAAGACCTATTATGCCGCAGCAGTTGATTCCTGGAACAAAAGCAATCCAGGTAAAGCTCTTTCCATCTACCATATTGCAGGATGCGTCAATTTTGCCCATCAAAAGGCTATGACTCCAGCTACtattattaatggattcaaaaaaactggaatatatccATATAATAGGCACATTTTCACCGAGGCAGATTTCTTGAGTAGTTCTGTAACAGACCAGCCTTCTCCTGAAACTGAAGAGTGTGACTTATTGAGCCAAGAATTAAGAGCAACTGCAAGTACTTCCAGTTTAAACAATGGTCAAGGTGAAgataaaagaacttttcaaagtcCTGCTCAGTTCAAGGGCTATCCTAAAGCCGCTCCAAGGAAAAATTCAACCAGGAAAAGAGAACCAGGCAAAAGTATGATCATAACAGACACACCAGAAAAAATCCgtatgatggaaaagaaaaatacagctataggaaaaaaaacttctgaggcAACTAAATCATGCAGAAGTTTATTTAATGCCAATGTTGCCATTGATAACTGTGAGGGGCCCCATCAAAATTCAGACACCACGTCAGAGGGAGGACTTTCAAACCCCTTGGAaggtaatgaggatattttagaaggttttggaaataaagtaggtacagtaaaagttggtgattatgttttgattgagttttcatcgaagaaaaaattctactatgtaggtagaataattaaagaagcaagaaaacacaatggcgctgaagttacatatttacgaaaaagttccaaagtgccaaattcattttttttcccacatATTGAAGATATAGCATCTGTCAGCATGAAAgacattaaattagttttaccaCCTCCTTCTTATCGCAAAGGAACTGCAAGAATGAaaaggtttatttcatttaaaatttcatttgccaatttAGATGTTCGTTAAGCTTCTAATTATCACTGACTAAGGTGcagtttgtttcatgttttttaatccattactgtattcatgcattgtgagtttcattctagtgaaaatattgccaaaggtaaaaataaatggtattataaaatctgaaaaaatgtgtttcactgtgccccataagTAAAAAAGGccctgtttcactgtgccccacacatggggcacagtgaaacaattgacatatcactacaaaaattgatgtaaatccattgcttttttaaataattccattttttaaagtaggaatagtgaagaaaatgacaagcaccatttatatattttcattgttattttattttcaaaagcaatgtttttataggcaaaataataatttttgtttcactgtgccccaccctcccctacacCACCTAAGGTTGTTGCAAAGCGTGGTAAAAAAAAGTAGGTCAGGTAACATCTTGCAGAAAGAGGGGAGCAAATCACGGCATTATTCACCATAAATGCCATTGGAAATGCTTTgcctccagtttt
It includes:
- the LOC124153738 gene encoding uncharacterized protein LOC124153738 isoform X1: MRNRIRKSHIGSFTDGEMRAAVHLVLHENYSIRKAAKECNVNYVTLSRYVSKQKKASDEGTGEHVRMTPKYQSRLIFTAEQEKCLADYLITCSKLCYGQSTRNTRELAYEMAVVNSIQVPKNWHDDSAAGLDWLRLFLKRNPNLSIRQPENCSLSRCTSFNAHTVKTFFDNLGAALRRSECFGDGSRIWNLDETGTSTVVNKSAKVIAEKGSKGVNNVTAGERGTLVTTCCFVSASGNTIPPAFVFPRVKFSDHMLINAPPGSLGLTSKSGWMTAEIFPEVIKHFIKHTKTSKEDPTLLIMDNHQSHISIQVIDLAKEYGIMIVTLPPHCSAKLQPLDVSCYAPFKTYYAAAVDSWNKSNPGKALSIYHIAGCVNFAHQKAMTPATIINGFKKTGIYPYNRHIFTEADFLSSSVTDQPSPETEECDLLSQELRATASTSSLNNGQGEDKRTFQSPAQFKGYPKAAPRKNSTRKREPGKSMIITDTPEKIRMMEKKNTAIGKKTSEATKSCRSLFNANVAIDNCEGPHQNSDTTSEGGLSNPLEGNEDILEGFGNKVGTVKVGDYVLIEFSSKKKFYYVGRIIKEARKHNGAEVTYLRKSSKVPNSFFFPHIEDIASVSMKDIKLVLPPPSYRKGTARMKRFISFKISFANLDVR
- the LOC124153738 gene encoding uncharacterized protein LOC124153738 isoform X2, whose amino-acid sequence is MTPKYQSRLIFTAEQEKCLADYLITCSKLCYGQSTRNTRELAYEMAVVNSIQVPKNWHDDSAAGLDWLRLFLKRNPNLSIRQPENCSLSRCTSFNAHTVKTFFDNLGAALRRSECFGDGSRIWNLDETGTSTVVNKSAKVIAEKGSKGVNNVTAGERGTLVTTCCFVSASGNTIPPAFVFPRVKFSDHMLINAPPGSLGLTSKSGWMTAEIFPEVIKHFIKHTKTSKEDPTLLIMDNHQSHISIQVIDLAKEYGIMIVTLPPHCSAKLQPLDVSCYAPFKTYYAAAVDSWNKSNPGKALSIYHIAGCVNFAHQKAMTPATIINGFKKTGIYPYNRHIFTEADFLSSSVTDQPSPETEECDLLSQELRATASTSSLNNGQGEDKRTFQSPAQFKGYPKAAPRKNSTRKREPGKSMIITDTPEKIRMMEKKNTAIGKKTSEATKSCRSLFNANVAIDNCEGPHQNSDTTSEGGLSNPLEGNEDILEGFGNKVGTVKVGDYVLIEFSSKKKFYYVGRIIKEARKHNGAEVTYLRKSSKVPNSFFFPHIEDIASVSMKDIKLVLPPPSYRKGTARMKRFISFKISFANLDVR